From Argopecten irradians isolate NY chromosome 12, Ai_NY, whole genome shotgun sequence, one genomic window encodes:
- the LOC138336677 gene encoding C-type lectin domain family 10 member A-like: MASGNKVLYWISLMSSVAANLNHMEWLEDISRSNQVFSGPVFRITTSSLSLCTAKCTLLPACYGVSLHVDGEDCRGYKRFADSSTVTGTRLWKKVIPCHDGYTYTPSVDMCWKGYTGKDWDDAQQFCLEEDSRLIVFNTQTKLTTIRQALIDTGKGNYYWVGGYKSGGTWLWLDGTPVEMTSVFWGPSEPTGQGYAIYIGWNVNSHGRFDDNGGWDAIPFICEML; this comes from the exons ATGGCAAGTGGAAACAAGGTATTGTACTGGATATCTCTGATGTCATCAG TTGCAGCGAATTTGAATCACATGGAATGGTTGGAGGACATCTCAAGGTCAAACCAGGTGTTTAGTGGTCCTGTGTTCAGAATAACGACGTCAAGCTTGTCCCTCTGTACAGCGAAGTGTACACTTCTGCCTGCGTGTTACGGTGTCAGTCTACACGTAGATGGTGAGGATTGTCGAGGATACAAACGTTTTGCCGACTCGTCAACTGTCACTGGGACTAGACTCTGGAAAAAAG TGATACCTTGTCATGACGGCTACACCTACACTCCGTCGGTGGACATGTGCTGGAAAGGGTATACTGGTAAAGACTGGGACGATGCCCAGCAGTTCTGTTTAGAGGAGGATAGTAGGCTGATTGTCTTTAACACACAAACCAAACTGACAACAATCCGGCAAGCCCTTATTGATACAGGAA AAGGCAATTACTATTGGGTTGGAGGGTACAAGTCGGGCGGTACTTGGTTATGGCTCGATGGGACACCAGTCGAAATGACCAGTGTATTCTGGGGACCATCTGAGCCTACTGGACAAGGCTATGCTATATACATTGGTTGGAATGTCAATAGCCACGGTAGATTTGATGACAACGGAGGCTGGGACGCCATACCATTTATATGCGAAATGCTTTGa
- the LOC138336902 gene encoding C-type lectin domain family 17, member A-like, translated as MTTSSLSLCTAKCSVMSECYGVSLHTSDEDCRGYKRFGDPSFATGTRVWKKNLRCHLHYDYLSALDLCFQWYGSDSSTARSWSDAKDFCPEEDSRLIVLNTYTTFNGVRTHLIASGDGLFFWVGGHKVGATWQWIDGTPMDLSSTFWGPSEPSGASHELFLAWNIAVHGRFDDSGGIAATRFICEKP; from the exons ATGACCACGTCCAGTTTGTCACTGTGTACGGCCAAGTGTAGCGTCATGTCCGAGTGCTATGGTGTCAGTCTACACACGAGTGATGAAGATTGCCGAGGTTATAAACGTTTTGGCGACCCTTCCTTTGCGACTGGAACACGAGTCTGGAAGAAAA ATTTGCGTTGTCATCTCCACTATGACTACCTATCTGCCCTGGACCTCTGTTTCCAATGGTATGGTAGTGATAGCAGTACTGCACGTAGTTGGTCAGATGCCAAAGACTTTTGCCCAGAGGAGGATAGCAGGCTGATTGTCTTAAACACGTACACTACATTTAATGGTGTCAGGACCCACTTGATCGCCAGTGGTG ATGGTCTGTTTTTCTGGGTAGGAGGGCACAAAGTAGGCGCAACTTGGCAATGGATAGACGGTACACCAATGGACTTGAGTTCGACTTTCTGGGGGCCTTCAGAACCCTCGGGAGCATCTCATGAACTTTTCCTTGCCTGGAACATAGCTGTCCATGGGAGGTTTGATGATTCTGGAGGTATCGCTGCAACTCGATTCATTTGTGAAAAACCATGA